The genomic stretch GAGTATTCCAATTGTCTCCCAGTTTTTTCCCAACAAAAGCCAGTAAATAGCAAAATGGCAAAGATCCAAGAAACGTATAGGCAACAAATTTTCCAAAATTCATCTTGGCAATTCCAGCCGGAAGAGAAATGAACGTTCTGACTACCGGAAGCAAGCGAGAAATGAAAACAGCTGTATTGCCATACTTATTGAAAAATCTGTCGGCAATATCCAAATCATGATTGGTAACCAAAATATACTTTCCGTATTTTTCCGCCATCGGACGCCCTCCATAATACCCCACCCAATAAGCCAAAGCCGAACCCAAAACACATCCAATCGCTC from Parcubacteria group bacterium encodes the following:
- a CDS encoding DedA family protein, whose amino-acid sequence is MVSSIIEVLAGFIIWGINLLGYSGVALMMAIESACVPLPSEIIMPFSGYLVSTGKFSLLGVSLAGAIGCVLGSALAYWVGYYGGRPMAEKYGKYILVTNHDLDIADRFFNKYGNTAVFISRLLPVVRTFISLPAGIAKMNFGKFVAYTFLGSLPFCYLLAFVGKKLGDNWNTLGVYFHKFDIVIGVVILIGVIWFVKRHIEIVKSSK